In a single window of the Etheostoma spectabile isolate EspeVRDwgs_2016 chromosome 3, UIUC_Espe_1.0, whole genome shotgun sequence genome:
- the LOC116681002 gene encoding T-box transcription factor TBX1, with protein sequence MMDGPHMPKTCEVSLPYCPDGGLLSSVKAPQVSGVRVQLEMHALWQQFDKLGTEMIVTKAGRRMFPTFQVQISGMDPTAKYVLLMDFIPVDNKRYRYAFHSSSWLVAGRADVVAPSRMHFHADSPACGAQWMKQTVSFDTLKLTNNLLDDNGHMILNSMHRYQPRFHVVYVDPAANSHLNAYRNFCSFSFPETRFLAVTAYQNHRITQLKIASNPFAKGFRTTNPHDRVGYSGPLTMWCPPEGRAAPLTNKLGQQGSWDSNTSNRQEDQAPLLVEQCGLFHHCKDSVGLCGRKDGNNVLAPASFIPNPSVWDCP encoded by the exons ATGATGGATG GTCCTCATATGCCTAAAACCTGTGAAGTATCTCTGCCCTACTGTCCAGACGGGGGGTTACTGTCGAGCGTCAAAGCCCCCCAAGTCAGTGGAGTCAGAGTTCAGCTGGAGATGCATGCACTTTGGCAGCAGTTTGACAAGCTGGGCACAGAGATGATTGTTACCAAAGCTGGAAG GAGGATGTTTCCAACATTCCAGGTTCAAATCTCCGGGATGGATCCTACTGCTAAATATGTCCTGCTCATGGACTTTATCCCTGTTGACAATAAAAGATACAG ATATGCGTTCCACAGCTCATCCTGGTTGGTGGCAGGGCGAGCGGATGTTGTAGCCCCTAGTAGGATGCATTTCCACGCAGACTCACCTGCCTGTGGAGCCCAGTGGATGAAGCAGACTGTATCCTTCGACACACTCAAGCTCACCAACAATCTGCTGGATGACAATGGACAT ATGATATTGAACTCCATGCatcgctaccagccgcgcttcCATGTGGTGTATGTAGATCCAGCTGCAAACAGTCACTTAAACGCATACAGGAActtctgctctttttctttccctgaGACACGCTTCTTGGCCGTCACTGCCTATCAGAACCACCGG atcaCCCAGCTAAAAATTGCTAGCAACCCATTTGCCAAAGGCTTCAGGACTACAAACCCCCATGACAG agtgggTTACTCCGGACCTCTGACAATGTggtgtccaccagagggcagagCTGCACCCCTCACCAACAAACTTGGACAGCAGGGAAGCTGGGATTCAAATACTTCAAACA GACAGGAAGACCAAGCCCCACTGTTGGTGGAGCAGTGTGGACTGTTCCACCATTGCAAAGACTCTGTGGGACTCTGTGGGAGGAAAGATGGGAATAATGTATTAGCACCTGCTTCCTTCATTCCTAATCCATCTGTCTGGGATTGTCCATGA
- the LOC116683944 gene encoding apolipoprotein A-I: MKFLALALLLAVGSQAASVQSDAPSQLAHVRAAMDVYMTQVKDSALKALDQLDDTEYKDLKASLAQRMEIMHSQIKNLQQSVAPVTDSVVATIADATSDLRTSIMQDIETLKADLEPKRAALREVIDRHIQDYRSRMEPIFTEYSTKHTEQMDALKAKLEPVVEELRAKVATNVEETKTALMPIVEAVRAKLSERLEQLKQMATPYVEEYKDQLKQAYDQAQQVRPDDLVALKTKIAPMVEEIKTQLQSIFETITASFNKS, translated from the exons ATGAAATTCTTGGCTCTCGCCCTTCTGCTGGCTGTCG GCTCTCAGGCCGCTTCAGTTCAGTCTGATGCACCCTCCCAGCTGGCCCACGTCCGGGCCGCTATGGATGTCTACATGACTCAGGTGAAGGACAGTGCTCTTAAAGCCCTGGACCAGCTTGATGACACTGAGTACAAGGATCTCAA GGCCTCCCTGGCTCAGCGCATGGAGATTATGCACTCACAGATCAAGAATCTGCAGCAATCCGTTGCCCCTGTCACTGACAGTGTCGTCGCCACCATTGCTGATGCTACCAGTGACCTCCGTACCTCAATCATGCAGGATATTGAAACCTTGAAAGCCGACCTTGAGCCCAAACGTGCTGCACTGAGAGAGGTCATTGACCGACACATCCAGGACTACCGTTCAAGGATGGAACCCATCTTCACAGAGTATTCCACCAAGCACACAGAGCAGATGGATGCCCTGAAGGCCAAGCTGGAGCCCGTTGTGGAGGAGCTGCGTGCCAAGGTGGCTACCAACGTGGAGGAGACCAAAACCGCCCTGATGCCCATTGTGGAAGCTGTGCGTGCCAAGCTCTCTGAGCGTCTGGAACAGCTGAAGCAGATGGCTACGCCCTACGTCGAGGAATACAAGGACCAGCTGAAGCAGGCCTATGACCAGGCACAGCAGGTTCGCCCTGATGACCTCGTTGCCCTGAAGACAAAGATTGCACCTATGGTCGAGGAAATCAAGACTCAGCTCCAGTCCATCTTCGAGACCATCACTGCTTCCTTCAACAAGAGCTAA